The genomic DNA GACCACAATAACTCACCTTTTCGAGGCGATCCAAAGTCACCAACTTTTCTTGCAATTCTCGGCTCTATTCTTGCTTTTCTGCATCACCTTCCAAGGGGAGAAAGGAGACCAGGGTCAGGCCATCGAACTCGCGGGGTTCGCGACGGTTCGCACCAAGTGTACGGAAGGCGAATCCCTGTTCGTTTGTCGCTCGCCAAATCAAAACGGCGTTCCCTTCGCCAAATCCCTCGGCCACATTGTTCCAGATCATCTCCCGCACCTTCTGCGAGAAATCGCCGACGTAGACCCCGGCCCGGATTTCCAGCATCCAGACGGCGAGGCGGCCGCGCAGTCGAGGCGGGACGTTTTCAACCACGATGACCGTCATCGCCGAGTCCCTCCTCATCTTCGAACGCTGGTCCGACACTGTCTTTGGGCGCGTTCGGCAAGGGCAATCCTCCGGCCGAGAGCACGTCCTCTATCAAAGGGATAAGCCGTCGCAACAACTTTTTGGAGCGAAAGGCGTCGCGACAGGCGAGCCGAGTCTCCCGTTCCGGATCTTTCGGTTTCTTCGCAGCCACGGCGAAGGCCGCCGGGACCACGGTTTCGAACTTGAGCAGATCCGCGATGTCGTAGACGAAGGAACGGGGCTTGCCGGTATGCAGAAACCCGATGGCCGGAGCATACCCGGCGGCAAGCACGGCCGCTTCCGTCACGCCGTAGAGGCAGGAGGTGGCCGCACTCACGCACTGGTTGGGGACGTCGCCGGAGGCCCGAACCTTGGGATCGTAGCGCCGTCCGGTCCATTTCACG from Paucidesulfovibrio longus DSM 6739 includes the following:
- the cas2e gene encoding type I-E CRISPR-associated endoribonuclease Cas2e, which produces MTVIVVENVPPRLRGRLAVWMLEIRAGVYVGDFSQKVREMIWNNVAEGFGEGNAVLIWRATNEQGFAFRTLGANRREPREFDGLTLVSFLPLEGDAEKQE